Proteins encoded by one window of Salvia splendens isolate huo1 chromosome 7, SspV2, whole genome shotgun sequence:
- the LOC121810331 gene encoding protein FAR1-RELATED SEQUENCE 5-like — translation MDYETPSTSHVENQLLVDDIVENTDLNIPECPIELKPFVGRSFPTLDNAIEFYENYGRRVGFDTRKNGSKKVDDITLWFYMVCNREDCAGANIGPSLTFKLLTELMGGYESVGCTVLDIRNYTRDIRRYAEGCDAQMIIDELKKKKENCDVFTYEYEVDSRSRLNHLFWCDPIAKMNFLQFGDIVSFDTTYSTNRYSMIFAPFIGKDNHGRAVTFGAGLFCSESADSFSWLFNQFVKCMGIHPKLIITDQDLGMKVAVEKVLVNTRHRWCMWHIMAKVAEKVPKSLLGNNDFKKDLNSCVWSELIEPTEFEEKWKNVMETYDLVGSEWAHI, via the exons ATGGATTATGAAACGCCATCTACTTCTCATGTAGAAAATCAGTTACTCGTAGATGACATTGTGGAGAATACAG ATTTAAATATTCCAGAATGCCCAATAGAACTTAAACCATTTGTTGGTCGTAGCTTCCCTACTTTGGACAACGCAATTGAGTTCTACGAGAACTATGGGCGACGCGTTGGATTTGATACAAGGAAGAACGGTTCAAAGAAGGTTGATGATATCACCTTATGGTTTTACATGGTGTGTAACAGAGAGG ATTGTGCTGGAGCTAATATCGGGCCATCTCTAACTTTCAAGCTGCTTACTGAGTTGATGGGCGGTTATGAGTCTGTTGGTTGTACTGTGTTGGACATTCGCAACTATACACGGGATATCAGAAGATACGCTGAAGGATGTGACGCCCAAATGATCATAGAtgagttgaagaagaagaaggaaaattGTGATGTCTTCACGTACGAGTATGAAGTTGATTCCCGGAGTCGTTTGAATCATTTGTTTTGGTGCGATCCTATAGCCAAGATGAATTTCTTGCAATTTGGTGACATTGTTTCTTTCGATACTACGTACTCAACTAACAg GTACTCAATGATTTTTGCTCCGTTTATTGGTAAGGATAACCATGGTCGTGCAGTGACATTTGGAGCTGGTTTGTTTTGTAGTGAGAGTGCGGATTCGTTCTCTTGGCTTTTTAATCAGTTTGTGAAATGCATGGGCATACATCCGAAGTTGATAATTACTGATCAAGACTTGGGCATGAAAGTAGCTGTTGAAAAAGTTCTTGTGAACACACGGCACAGATGGTGTATGTGGCACATCATGGCAAAGGTAGCTGAAAAGGTTCCTAAGTCACTTCTTGGAAATAATGATTttaaaaaggatttgaattcATGCGTTTGGTCTGAGTTGATTGAACCTACTGAGTTTGAAGAAAAGTGGAAGAATGTGATGGAGACTTATGATCTTGTTGGCTCTGAATGGGCTCACATTTAG